A window from Listeria seeligeri serovar 1/2b str. SLCC3954 encodes these proteins:
- the abc-f gene encoding ribosomal protection-like ABC-F family protein, which produces MSIIEINQLKIEVADRLLVEIPHLLVNKKARIGIIGQNGLGKTTLMEVIAGTKEQAAGEVKIQGKLAYIKQLPTDKSTKSGGEKTRKAIQQAMRQNPSVLLADEPTSNLDTESVKHLERQWKDWHGSLMIISHDRSFLNALCTEIWEIKDQKIQVYKGNYHAYLEQKQLQENQAELAYKEFKNKKNQLQASKDYHEVEAGRIIKPGKRLNSKEASAFKAGKGTQQKKQHSTIKALDKRIERLGNVEKPHKLKPIKITTPDNRTIKKGNTVLSASEATYEIAGKKLFTTTSFSIKSGDKVALIGENASGKTSFLREIIRENPQITCNTEAKIAYFDQEMKGLDITKTLLENITEISVQNKQTTKEVLGSMHFKETDWSKKVSLLSGGERVKLLLSMLLVSDANFLILDEPTNYLDIFAMEALENLIQNFTGTVLFVSHDRTFVNQVAEQLLVIEAGKMTFHRMTFAEYEANKAPSHIREEDRLILEMRMSEIAAKLMQPNLKAEEKAILEKDYQEVITKRRHFS; this is translated from the coding sequence ATGTCAATAATCGAAATAAATCAATTAAAAATAGAAGTAGCAGATCGTCTTTTAGTCGAAATTCCCCATCTGCTCGTAAATAAAAAAGCCAGAATCGGAATTATCGGTCAAAACGGTCTAGGAAAAACAACGCTTATGGAAGTGATAGCTGGGACTAAAGAACAGGCTGCTGGAGAAGTGAAAATCCAAGGAAAGCTCGCTTACATTAAACAACTTCCAACCGATAAAAGCACTAAAAGCGGCGGCGAGAAAACAAGAAAAGCAATCCAACAGGCCATGCGCCAAAATCCGAGCGTCCTATTAGCAGATGAACCAACAAGTAATTTGGACACAGAAAGCGTGAAACACTTAGAAAGACAATGGAAAGATTGGCACGGTTCGTTAATGATTATCTCCCATGACCGTTCATTTTTGAATGCTCTTTGTACAGAAATATGGGAAATTAAAGACCAAAAAATCCAAGTTTACAAAGGAAATTACCACGCTTATTTGGAACAAAAACAACTACAAGAAAACCAAGCAGAACTCGCGTACAAAGAATTTAAAAACAAAAAGAATCAACTGCAAGCATCGAAAGACTATCATGAAGTAGAAGCGGGCCGAATTATTAAACCTGGAAAACGATTAAATTCCAAAGAAGCAAGTGCTTTTAAAGCGGGAAAAGGAACCCAACAAAAAAAGCAACACAGCACAATTAAGGCCCTAGACAAACGAATTGAAAGACTTGGAAACGTGGAAAAACCACATAAACTTAAACCAATCAAAATTACTACACCAGACAATCGAACTATTAAAAAAGGCAATACTGTTTTAAGTGCTTCAGAAGCAACCTACGAAATAGCAGGCAAAAAACTATTTACAACCACTAGTTTTTCGATTAAATCAGGTGATAAAGTAGCGCTCATTGGAGAAAATGCAAGTGGGAAAACCAGTTTTTTAAGAGAAATTATCCGTGAAAATCCTCAAATAACTTGTAATACTGAAGCGAAAATCGCTTATTTTGACCAAGAAATGAAGGGATTAGACATAACCAAAACGCTATTAGAAAACATTACTGAAATCAGCGTTCAAAACAAGCAAACAACCAAAGAAGTGCTTGGCAGTATGCATTTTAAAGAAACAGACTGGTCTAAAAAAGTGAGCTTGCTTTCAGGTGGGGAGCGAGTGAAACTACTGCTCAGTATGCTACTCGTGAGCGATGCGAATTTTCTTATTCTCGATGAACCAACAAACTACCTCGATATTTTTGCAATGGAGGCATTAGAAAATTTGATTCAGAATTTTACTGGAACAGTTTTATTTGTTTCCCATGATAGAACATTTGTAAATCAAGTTGCTGAACAATTACTTGTCATTGAAGCTGGCAAAATGACTTTTCACCGAATGACTTTTGCAGAGTATGAAGCTAATAAAGCACCTAGCCATATTCGAGAGGAAGATAGACTGATTTTAGAAATGCGCATGTCAGAAATTGCCGCCAAGCTGATGCAACCTAATTTGAAAGCAGAAGAGAAAGCGATATTAGAAAAAGACTATCAGGAAGTTATCACAAAAAGAAGACATTTTAGCTAA
- a CDS encoding AI-2E family transporter encodes MKLSRFRDSKLFFWTIEVLAVVAVVFILLQMKYIFSPIGIIVSTLFMPILVAGFLFYLFNPLVLFLEKRKVPRILSVIIIFIAFIALIILAIMQLGPTLADQVTELAKAIPGYWQDFEKWLQGLSNNSSLQGVDLKAELEKLNISLPKIMSVVVDGVASSFGAIVSFVSGFVMILVTVPFIVFYMFKDGHKFVESSGKFFPAAIRTEAKQIIKEMNKTISTYISSQAIDCIVVGIFTFVGYLIIGQPYALLFGLIAGATNIIPYLGPFIGAAPAVIVALFTSPLQALLVIIVVTIVQQLDSNLLSPYIMGKSLSIHPLTIIIILIVAGNLAGIFGMILGVPVYAVVKTVIVNVNRLIKLRRTELALENNPPDNPAPKI; translated from the coding sequence TTGAAATTATCGCGTTTTAGGGATAGTAAACTGTTTTTTTGGACCATCGAAGTTTTAGCCGTTGTTGCAGTTGTATTTATCCTGCTCCAAATGAAGTACATATTTTCACCAATTGGTATTATCGTTTCCACTTTGTTTATGCCAATTTTAGTTGCAGGTTTCCTATTTTATTTATTTAACCCATTAGTTTTATTTTTAGAGAAAAGAAAAGTACCGAGAATTCTTAGTGTTATTATTATTTTCATTGCATTTATTGCACTCATTATTCTTGCAATTATGCAACTTGGTCCAACGCTAGCTGATCAAGTAACTGAACTCGCTAAAGCAATTCCTGGTTACTGGCAAGATTTTGAAAAATGGCTCCAAGGGTTGTCAAATAACTCCTCTCTTCAAGGAGTAGATTTAAAAGCTGAACTTGAAAAATTAAATATCTCATTACCTAAAATCATGTCAGTAGTTGTAGACGGTGTTGCTTCTAGCTTTGGAGCAATTGTCTCGTTTGTTTCTGGGTTTGTGATGATTCTTGTAACAGTACCATTTATTGTTTTCTATATGTTTAAAGATGGTCATAAGTTTGTTGAGTCTTCCGGCAAATTTTTCCCAGCTGCGATTCGTACAGAAGCAAAACAAATTATTAAAGAAATGAACAAAACGATTTCAACTTATATTAGTTCGCAAGCAATTGATTGTATAGTTGTTGGTATATTTACTTTTGTTGGCTATTTAATTATCGGTCAGCCGTATGCCCTTCTATTTGGTTTAATCGCTGGTGCTACTAACATTATTCCTTACCTTGGACCTTTTATTGGAGCGGCTCCTGCAGTCATCGTAGCGTTATTTACTTCTCCACTCCAAGCATTGCTAGTTATTATTGTTGTGACTATTGTGCAACAACTAGATTCTAACTTGCTTTCTCCGTATATTATGGGTAAATCATTATCCATTCACCCATTAACGATTATTATCATTTTGATTGTTGCGGGTAACTTAGCTGGTATTTTTGGAATGATTTTAGGTGTTCCAGTGTATGCAGTTGTTAAAACAGTTATCGTGAATGTGAATCGCTTAATTAAATTAAGGCGTACCGAACTTGCTTTAGAAAATAATCCACCTGATAACCCAGCACCGAAAATATGA
- a CDS encoding NAD-dependent succinate-semialdehyde dehydrogenase, translating into MSIKETALPKVQTKLFINGKWVDGDNKEVKDIINPATGEVIAKIAQAGPNETKQAIKAAKEAFPDWAKMELADRVKILHKIADLMEEKADTLAKIMTLEQGKPLKESKGEVLTGVENFRFAAEEARRLYGETIPAPNKHAFIVKKQPIGVVAAITPWNFPGGMVTRKIAPALATGNTVVLKPSGDTPLSALAIFEIFEEAGLPKGVANIVMGSSKEIGKTLTDSDDVRKLTFTGSTKVGQSLFKQSADTLKKVSLELGGHAPFIVFEDANLEQAVEDLVAAKFRNNGQVCVSPNRIFVAKEIKETFTKQLVKKVEALKVGNGLDDVNVGPLIREDAIDKIDKQLKNAKDKGAKVLTGGGRLTGSDYDKGNFYKPTVLDGVTREMDIFYEETFGPVIPLISFETEDEAIELANDSEFGLASYFYTKDLARVEKVSSALEYGMVGANEIAISNPETPFGGVKHSGFGRENGHFGMEEYINVKFINLKYRD; encoded by the coding sequence TTGAGTATTAAAGAAACAGCTTTACCAAAAGTTCAAACAAAACTATTTATTAATGGAAAATGGGTAGATGGAGATAATAAAGAAGTAAAAGATATTATTAATCCGGCAACAGGAGAAGTTATCGCAAAAATCGCTCAAGCAGGACCAAACGAAACGAAACAAGCAATCAAAGCAGCGAAAGAAGCCTTTCCAGACTGGGCAAAAATGGAATTAGCTGATCGCGTAAAAATCTTGCACAAAATAGCAGATTTAATGGAAGAAAAAGCAGACACATTAGCAAAAATCATGACACTTGAACAAGGTAAACCGCTAAAAGAATCTAAAGGAGAAGTACTAACAGGCGTAGAAAACTTCCGCTTTGCCGCTGAAGAAGCTAGACGACTTTATGGCGAAACAATTCCAGCGCCAAACAAACACGCCTTCATTGTTAAAAAACAACCAATTGGAGTAGTCGCTGCGATTACCCCGTGGAATTTTCCAGGCGGTATGGTCACTCGTAAAATCGCGCCAGCTCTTGCTACAGGAAACACAGTCGTATTAAAACCTTCTGGAGACACACCGCTTTCTGCCTTAGCAATTTTTGAGATTTTTGAAGAAGCGGGACTTCCAAAAGGTGTGGCAAATATCGTCATGGGTAGCTCTAAAGAAATTGGTAAAACCCTTACAGATAGCGATGACGTACGTAAATTAACTTTCACTGGTTCCACAAAAGTAGGCCAAAGCTTATTTAAACAATCAGCAGATACACTGAAAAAAGTATCATTAGAATTAGGTGGCCATGCGCCCTTCATCGTATTTGAAGACGCTAATCTAGAACAAGCAGTAGAAGATTTAGTCGCCGCAAAATTCCGTAACAACGGGCAAGTTTGCGTATCACCTAACCGTATTTTCGTTGCGAAAGAAATCAAAGAAACTTTCACAAAACAACTTGTTAAGAAAGTGGAAGCATTAAAAGTCGGTAATGGCTTAGATGACGTAAATGTTGGTCCACTAATCCGCGAAGACGCCATTGACAAAATCGACAAGCAACTAAAAAATGCCAAAGATAAAGGCGCAAAAGTCTTAACTGGTGGCGGTCGTTTAACAGGTAGTGACTATGATAAAGGAAACTTCTACAAACCAACAGTGCTAGACGGAGTAACACGCGAAATGGATATTTTCTACGAGGAAACTTTCGGACCAGTTATACCATTAATTAGTTTTGAAACAGAAGACGAAGCTATTGAACTAGCCAATGATAGTGAATTCGGTTTAGCTTCATACTTCTATACAAAAGACTTAGCTCGCGTTGAAAAAGTTAGCTCTGCACTTGAGTATGGGATGGTCGGAGCAAACGAGATTGCCATTTCTAACCCTGAAACACCATTTGGCGGCGTAAAACATTCAGGTTTTGGTCGAGAAAATGGACACTTCGGAATGGAAGAATATATCAATGTGAAATTCATCAACTTAAAATATCGTGACTAA
- a CDS encoding effector binding domain-containing protein, which translates to MAIKSKRLEEWEGFTGIAVVQQGQETEAFRSEIKLAFRQMLYLAQELDDFSEQKEVYGISIHNIEDGLTHYSVLPVEQKYPELKEPLEWIEVPAHTYFVAEHIQGTDLNESYHEMAKAIHEKKYKPYITANNPIFDPLPFKLEVYSRDDNQVASVEIRIPVIKELDR; encoded by the coding sequence ATGGCGATAAAATCAAAACGATTGGAAGAATGGGAAGGCTTTACTGGTATCGCAGTCGTTCAACAAGGGCAAGAAACAGAAGCTTTTCGTTCAGAAATAAAATTGGCTTTTCGCCAAATGCTCTATTTAGCACAAGAATTAGATGATTTCTCGGAGCAAAAAGAAGTTTATGGTATTTCAATTCATAATATAGAAGACGGTTTGACCCATTATTCGGTCCTTCCAGTAGAGCAAAAATATCCGGAATTGAAAGAGCCATTAGAATGGATTGAAGTTCCAGCACACACATATTTCGTCGCAGAGCATATTCAAGGAACTGACTTAAACGAAAGCTATCACGAAATGGCAAAAGCAATCCACGAGAAGAAATATAAACCATACATCACCGCAAACAACCCGATTTTTGATCCGCTGCCCTTTAAATTAGAAGTGTATTCTAGAGATGATAATCAAGTAGCGAGTGTGGAAATTAGGATACCAGTCATTAAAGAACTTGATAGATAG
- a CDS encoding DUF1648 domain-containing protein — MEIIMYIFVSIAIISLQAITPFVIRKSECFGVNVGERANRKAELKQLKKQYVGQVILWTSLVAIIGIALLQGFNTSESIQAGIFIASMFGQLIVSFIIYYRFHLTTLQWKKEKIVSGEISTNSIILVDTSFHRKKMVISYTWFIVPFLIFIITLAITVVFYQQAPMTFPTHFDMNGTVTNTVVKSPRIALLFPMLQLAMIGLFIFINFVIARSKQQVENEKPSDSLKRNMLFRQIFSKAMLIMCTILVIDFLVTQVVILLALPIEIMTVTMLGSVVIIIFGVVLLSVKVGQGGSRLKFSNEPDGANKPIRDDDAFWKAGIFYFNRNDPALFVEKRFGIGWTINAARPVAWLSFRVIILLIVLITLLF; from the coding sequence ATGGAAATCATCATGTATATTTTTGTTAGTATTGCGATCATTTCATTACAAGCAATTACGCCATTTGTTATTCGGAAATCAGAATGTTTTGGTGTAAATGTTGGGGAACGTGCCAATCGGAAGGCGGAGTTAAAACAATTAAAAAAACAATACGTCGGCCAAGTAATTTTATGGACAAGTCTGGTTGCGATTATTGGAATTGCGCTTTTGCAAGGTTTTAACACAAGTGAAAGTATTCAAGCAGGCATTTTTATTGCCTCCATGTTCGGGCAACTCATTGTTTCATTTATCATTTACTATAGATTCCACCTAACAACCCTTCAATGGAAGAAAGAAAAAATTGTGTCAGGAGAAATATCGACAAATTCAATCATTTTGGTTGATACAAGTTTTCATCGGAAGAAAATGGTGATTTCTTACACATGGTTTATCGTACCATTCCTTATCTTTATTATTACGCTTGCGATAACAGTTGTATTTTATCAACAAGCACCAATGACTTTTCCGACGCATTTTGATATGAATGGGACTGTGACAAATACGGTTGTGAAATCACCAAGGATTGCTCTACTTTTCCCAATGCTCCAATTAGCAATGATAGGTTTATTCATCTTTATTAATTTTGTTATTGCGCGGAGCAAACAACAAGTAGAAAATGAAAAACCTTCTGATTCTTTAAAACGGAATATGCTATTTAGACAGATTTTTAGTAAAGCGATGTTAATTATGTGTACAATTTTAGTAATAGATTTTCTGGTAACACAAGTAGTTATTTTACTAGCATTACCAATCGAAATTATGACAGTTACTATGCTTGGATCCGTTGTAATAATTATTTTTGGAGTAGTTCTTCTATCAGTCAAAGTCGGTCAAGGCGGCAGTCGGCTAAAATTTTCCAATGAACCTGATGGAGCAAACAAGCCAATACGTGACGATGATGCCTTTTGGAAAGCTGGAATATTTTACTTCAATCGAAATGACCCAGCTTTATTTGTAGAAAAACGCTTTGGAATCGGTTGGACAATTAATGCAGCGCGCCCAGTTGCTTGGCTGTCATTTCGCGTGATTATTCTCTTGATTGTGCTAATTACGCTGTTGTTTTAA
- the gorA gene encoding glutathione-disulfide reductase, with translation MESHYDYIAIGGGSGGIASINRAAMHGAKCALIEPKFLGGTCVNVGCVPKKVMWYGAQIKEAMDLYADAYGYKVDASFDFEKLVGNREAYIERIRGSYKNGLDNNKVDWIKGYAEFVDKNTLRVNGETITADHILIATGGEPVLPSIPGAEFGITSDGFFDLKQLPKKVAVVGAGYIAVEISGVLNQLGSETHLFVRKHAPLRNFDPLLTETLTEIIEQSNMTLHKHAIPEKVGKNADGTLTLYLEDGRTETVDTIIWAIGRKPVINGLQIEKTGVELLESGHIAVDKFQNTNVRGIYAVGDVTGHYELTPVAIAAGRRLSERLFNNKENAHLTYENIPTVVFSHPAIGTVGLTEPEAIEKYGKENIKVYTSKFTSMYTAITDHREPCRMKLICEGETERVIGLHGIGYGVDEMIQGFAVAINMGATKADFDNTVAIHPTGSEEFVTMK, from the coding sequence ATGGAAAGTCATTACGATTATATTGCAATTGGTGGAGGTAGTGGAGGTATTGCTTCTATCAACCGGGCGGCAATGCACGGAGCAAAATGTGCGCTAATTGAACCAAAATTTTTAGGAGGAACTTGCGTAAATGTTGGTTGTGTTCCTAAAAAAGTAATGTGGTATGGCGCACAAATTAAAGAAGCAATGGATTTATATGCTGATGCATACGGATACAAAGTGGATGCAAGCTTTGATTTTGAGAAATTAGTTGGAAATCGAGAAGCATATATCGAAAGAATTCGTGGCTCTTATAAAAATGGGCTTGATAATAATAAAGTTGACTGGATAAAAGGCTATGCAGAGTTTGTTGATAAAAATACTTTGCGAGTAAATGGTGAAACAATCACAGCTGACCATATTTTAATTGCTACTGGTGGAGAACCTGTGCTACCTTCTATTCCAGGAGCAGAATTTGGGATTACTTCTGATGGCTTTTTTGATTTAAAACAACTACCAAAAAAAGTAGCAGTTGTTGGTGCCGGCTATATTGCCGTGGAAATTTCTGGCGTGTTGAACCAGTTAGGCTCTGAGACACATTTATTTGTGCGCAAACATGCACCGCTCCGGAATTTTGATCCACTTTTAACAGAGACATTAACCGAAATCATCGAACAGTCAAACATGACTTTACATAAACATGCTATCCCAGAAAAAGTAGGGAAAAATGCTGATGGAACGCTGACATTGTATTTAGAAGATGGCAGAACAGAAACAGTAGATACAATTATTTGGGCGATTGGTAGAAAACCGGTGATAAACGGATTGCAAATTGAAAAAACAGGTGTAGAACTCTTAGAAAGCGGCCATATTGCTGTTGATAAATTCCAAAATACGAACGTTCGTGGAATCTACGCTGTTGGTGATGTTACTGGTCATTACGAGCTTACTCCGGTGGCTATCGCAGCAGGGAGACGATTATCAGAGCGTCTTTTCAACAACAAAGAAAATGCTCATCTTACCTATGAAAATATTCCAACTGTCGTATTTAGTCATCCAGCAATCGGGACAGTGGGATTAACGGAACCAGAAGCAATCGAGAAATATGGTAAAGAAAATATAAAAGTTTATACATCTAAATTCACTTCGATGTACACAGCAATAACAGATCACCGTGAACCATGTCGAATGAAGTTAATCTGTGAAGGTGAAACAGAACGAGTAATCGGCTTACATGGCATCGGTTACGGAGTGGATGAAATGATTCAAGGTTTTGCAGTTGCGATTAATATGGGGGCAACAAAGGCTGATTTTGATAATACAGTAGCCATCCACCCAACAGGATCAGAAGAGTTTGTTACAATGAAATAG
- a CDS encoding permease, with protein sequence MFSHLPDSFLQMNTIFISILIEALPFVLIGVFIAGFIQMFISEKFIARVIPKNKFLAVIVGSLIGVFFPSCECGIVPIVRNLLAKGVPLHAGIAFMLTAPIINPVVLFSTYVAFGSTWEVPLLRVAGSLVVALVVGNIIAYFYKGTGLKDRFLKYETASEKVAVPTGNLAIAGGSSEITTSHFQALEVEAETHHEHHHHHHGEAHEHEEMPLSQKIWHTVQHAVDEFFSVGKYLVFGALLAAAMQTYIKTSTLVSIGHGPILSILLMMVLAFVLSLCSEADAFIAASFRSVFSTQSIVAFLVFGPMLDIKNLMMMLGAFKARFVVLIVTSVTIVVFLYALVI encoded by the coding sequence ATGTTTAGTCATCTTCCGGATTCATTCCTACAAATGAACACTATTTTTATCTCTATTTTGATTGAAGCATTACCATTTGTACTTATTGGAGTGTTTATTGCCGGTTTCATCCAAATGTTTATTTCAGAAAAATTCATCGCGCGTGTTATCCCAAAAAACAAATTCCTAGCAGTCATTGTTGGTTCGCTAATTGGTGTATTTTTCCCATCGTGTGAGTGCGGAATTGTCCCTATTGTCCGGAATTTACTCGCAAAAGGAGTCCCACTTCATGCCGGAATTGCCTTTATGCTCACGGCCCCGATTATTAACCCAGTCGTGTTATTCTCTACTTATGTTGCATTCGGAAGCACCTGGGAAGTTCCACTACTGCGAGTTGCAGGTAGTTTAGTAGTTGCACTAGTCGTAGGAAATATTATCGCTTACTTTTATAAAGGAACTGGACTTAAAGACCGGTTTTTAAAATATGAAACAGCAAGTGAAAAAGTGGCTGTACCAACTGGAAATTTAGCAATTGCTGGAGGAAGCAGTGAAATTACCACTTCTCATTTCCAAGCTTTAGAAGTAGAAGCAGAAACTCATCATGAACATCACCATCATCATCACGGTGAAGCGCATGAGCACGAAGAAATGCCACTAAGCCAAAAGATATGGCATACAGTACAACATGCTGTAGACGAATTTTTCTCAGTTGGAAAATATTTAGTCTTTGGAGCATTACTTGCCGCAGCAATGCAAACGTATATAAAAACATCTACCTTAGTATCAATCGGACACGGTCCAATATTATCCATTCTATTAATGATGGTGCTTGCGTTTGTGCTTTCTCTGTGCTCTGAAGCAGATGCTTTTATTGCAGCATCATTTCGCAGTGTTTTCTCAACTCAGTCTATCGTTGCGTTTTTAGTATTTGGTCCGATGCTCGATATTAAAAATTTAATGATGATGTTAGGAGCATTTAAAGCTAGATTTGTCGTTTTAATTGTTACTAGTGTTACGATTGTTGTCTTTTTATACGCCTTGGTTATTTAA
- a CDS encoding formate/nitrite transporter family protein, translating to MGYYSPQEVTEITIQKGTQKANSSTLSLVLLGFLGGAFISLGYLLYIRAVGTMPHEWGSFATLIGASLFPVGLVCILLGGGELITGNMMAVAIAWYDKKISFQQLLRNWAIVSAMNLVGAFFVAYFFGHFVGLTEGDFLPKTLATAGAKINDPFWVAFVSGIGCNWFVGIAVWLCYAAKDFSGKILGIWFPVMAFVAIGFQHVVANMFIIPAAIFAGYYSWADFIWNVIPVYLGNVVGGAVFVSLFYFLAYKKDAPKKVKEEVHQPIEEH from the coding sequence GTGGGATATTATAGCCCGCAGGAAGTAACAGAGATTACGATTCAGAAAGGAACCCAAAAAGCAAACTCGAGTACATTATCACTTGTTTTGCTAGGGTTTTTGGGTGGAGCTTTCATCTCTCTAGGTTACTTATTATATATACGAGCAGTTGGAACAATGCCTCACGAATGGGGAAGCTTTGCCACATTAATCGGAGCAAGTCTTTTTCCAGTTGGCCTAGTTTGTATTTTATTAGGTGGAGGAGAACTTATTACTGGCAACATGATGGCAGTAGCAATTGCTTGGTATGACAAAAAAATATCTTTTCAACAACTACTTAGAAACTGGGCAATCGTGTCAGCAATGAACTTAGTTGGTGCCTTTTTTGTTGCTTATTTCTTCGGACACTTCGTCGGATTAACAGAAGGTGATTTTTTACCAAAAACATTAGCCACAGCTGGTGCGAAAATCAATGATCCGTTTTGGGTAGCTTTTGTATCCGGAATTGGTTGTAACTGGTTTGTTGGTATTGCGGTATGGTTATGTTATGCAGCGAAAGACTTTTCTGGAAAAATTCTCGGTATTTGGTTCCCGGTAATGGCTTTCGTAGCAATTGGATTTCAACACGTTGTCGCCAATATGTTTATTATTCCCGCGGCTATTTTTGCTGGATATTATTCATGGGCGGACTTCATTTGGAACGTCATCCCAGTTTATTTAGGAAATGTAGTAGGTGGAGCAGTATTTGTCAGTCTGTTTTATTTCCTCGCATATAAGAAAGATGCACCAAAAAAAGTAAAAGAAGAAGTACATCAACCAATTGAAGAACATTAA
- a CDS encoding GntR family transcriptional regulator, translating into MLLAIDLQSDEPIYTQICNQIIEGMAKRELLPGEKLPSVRNLGADIGINFHTVNKAYQILKQEGFIQIHRQKGVVIHPDGVAKADELYFAKLESKLKPLIAEAVVRSVTEEEWGKLSKTIFDEMQGRSVE; encoded by the coding sequence ATGCTACTTGCAATTGATTTGCAATCTGATGAACCAATTTATACACAAATATGTAATCAGATTATCGAAGGAATGGCAAAACGAGAACTTTTACCGGGTGAAAAACTTCCTTCAGTAAGAAACCTTGGCGCGGATATTGGCATTAATTTTCATACAGTAAATAAAGCTTATCAAATTTTAAAACAAGAAGGATTTATTCAAATACACCGCCAAAAAGGAGTGGTTATTCATCCTGATGGCGTAGCAAAAGCAGACGAATTATATTTTGCGAAATTAGAAAGCAAATTAAAGCCACTAATAGCCGAAGCGGTAGTTAGAAGTGTCACTGAGGAAGAATGGGGTAAATTAAGTAAAACTATTTTTGATGAAATGCAAGGACGGAGCGTGGAATAG
- a CDS encoding histidine phosphatase family protein, translated as MGKKLSLYFVRHGQTYLNKNLRMQGWADTPLTPEGIEIVKESGRGLAETEFVAAYSSDLHRTIATAGYLLKENKHAFGLTLEPLSEFRETFFGSYEGEKGDVAWNEIATHMGYASQEELFQNADVRETMNGTKAADPTGDAEDFMTFWTRVEQGFLHVINRHRETGGNVLIVAHGNTIRNIVHELEPSLDEAVVLDNASVTVLAYENGLFKLERLNDTSHFTKG; from the coding sequence ATGGGAAAAAAACTATCACTTTATTTTGTAAGACATGGTCAAACCTATTTAAACAAAAATTTACGAATGCAAGGTTGGGCTGATACGCCACTTACACCTGAAGGAATTGAAATTGTGAAAGAGAGCGGGCGTGGACTTGCGGAAACCGAATTTGTTGCTGCTTATTCAAGTGATTTGCACCGAACAATTGCAACAGCAGGCTACTTACTCAAAGAAAATAAACACGCATTTGGCTTAACTTTAGAGCCGCTAAGTGAATTTAGAGAAACTTTCTTCGGCTCTTATGAAGGCGAAAAAGGTGATGTCGCTTGGAATGAAATTGCGACTCATATGGGTTATGCGAGTCAAGAAGAGTTATTTCAAAATGCTGATGTTCGCGAAACGATGAATGGCACAAAAGCAGCTGATCCTACAGGTGATGCCGAAGATTTTATGACATTTTGGACGCGCGTCGAGCAAGGATTCTTGCATGTAATTAACCGACACCGCGAAACTGGCGGAAATGTGCTTATCGTAGCGCACGGGAATACAATCCGCAATATTGTCCATGAGCTTGAACCGTCACTTGATGAAGCCGTAGTACTCGATAATGCAAGTGTTACTGTACTTGCATACGAAAATGGTTTATTTAAACTAGAACGTCTAAACGATACTTCTCATTTTACAAAAGGATAA